In Leopardus geoffroyi isolate Oge1 chromosome D1, O.geoffroyi_Oge1_pat1.0, whole genome shotgun sequence, a single window of DNA contains:
- the TSKU gene encoding tsukushi isoform X2 translates to MGRPRAHSPALGELLSLSESQSPCSPTMPWPLLLLPLLLLAVSGAQTTRPCFPGCQCEVETFGLFDSFSLTRVDCSGLGPHIVPVPIPLDTAHLDLSSNRLETVNESVLAGPGYTTLAGLDLSHNLLASISPTAFSRLRYLESLDISHNGLAALPAESFTSSPLSDVNLSHNRLREVSVSAFTTHSPGRALHVDLSHNLIHRLVPHPAGASLPAPAIQSLNLAWNRLRTVPDLRDLPLRYLSLDGNPLAAVGPGAFRGLAGLTHLSLGSLQGLPQLAPHGFRELQGLQVLDLSGNPKLKWAGAEVFSGLGSLQELDLSGTGLAPLPEMLLVHLPALQSISVGQGVRCRRLVREGAYPRQPVSSPKVALHCVDPRERAAESPNAL, encoded by the coding sequence CCCCCACCATGCCGTGGCCCCTGCTGCTGCTCCCACTGCTGCTGCTGGCCGTGAGCGGGGCCCAGACGACCCGGCCATGCTTCCCCGGATGCCAGTGCGAGGTGGAGACCTTCGGCCTCTTCGACAGCTTCAGCCTGACACGCGTGGACTGCAGTGGCCTGGGCCCCCACATCGTGCCCGTGCCCATCCCTCTGGACACAGCCCACTTGGACCTGTCCTCCAACCGGCTGGAGACCGTGAACGAGTCGGTGCTGGCGGGGCCGGGCTATACCACGCTGGCAGGCCTGGATCTCAGCCACAACCTGCTCGCCAGCATCTCGCCCACCGCCTTCTCCCGCCTTCGCTACCTGGAGTCGCTCGACATCAGCCACAATGGCCTGGCAGCTCTGCCGGCGGAGAGCTTCACCAGCTCGCCCCTGAGCGACGTGAACCTCAGCCACAACCGGCTCCGAGAGGTCTCGGTGTCTGCCTTCACGACCCACAGCCCGGGCCGGGCGCTGCATGTGGACCTCTCCCACAACCTCATCCACCGCCTGGTGCCCCACCCTGCAGGGGCCAGCCTGCCCGCACCCGCCATTCAGAGCCTGAACCTGGCCTGGAACCGGCTCCGCACCGTACCCGACCTCCGGGACTTGCCCCTGCGCTACCTGAGCCTGGATGGCAACCCGCTGGCTGCCGTTGGCCCGGGTGCCTTCAGGGGGCTGGCAGGCCTCACGCATCTGTCACTGGGCAGCCTGCAGGGCCTCCCCCAGCTGGCGCCCCATGGCTTCCGTGAGTTGCAAGGCTTGCAGGTCCTGGACCTTTCAGGCAACCCCAAGCTCAAGTGGGCGGGAGCTGAGGTATTCTCGGGCCTGGGCTCCCTGCAGGAGCTGGACCTGTCAGGCACGGGCCTGGCGCCTCTGCCTGAGATGCTGCTCGTCCACCTGCCAGCACTGCAGAGCATCAGCGTGGGCCAGGGCGTGCGGTGCCGGCGGCTAGTGCGGGAGGGCGCCTATCCTCGGCAGCCTGTCTCTAGCCCCAAGGTGGCCCTGCACTGCGTAGACCCCCGGGAAAGGGCTGCGGAGAGCCCCAACGCTTTGTGA
- the TSKU gene encoding tsukushi isoform X1, whose product MDPRPSEPEGPDPSSPGGFRQGSSTSYGRTAPTMPWPLLLLPLLLLAVSGAQTTRPCFPGCQCEVETFGLFDSFSLTRVDCSGLGPHIVPVPIPLDTAHLDLSSNRLETVNESVLAGPGYTTLAGLDLSHNLLASISPTAFSRLRYLESLDISHNGLAALPAESFTSSPLSDVNLSHNRLREVSVSAFTTHSPGRALHVDLSHNLIHRLVPHPAGASLPAPAIQSLNLAWNRLRTVPDLRDLPLRYLSLDGNPLAAVGPGAFRGLAGLTHLSLGSLQGLPQLAPHGFRELQGLQVLDLSGNPKLKWAGAEVFSGLGSLQELDLSGTGLAPLPEMLLVHLPALQSISVGQGVRCRRLVREGAYPRQPVSSPKVALHCVDPRERAAESPNAL is encoded by the exons ATGGACCCTCGCCCATCAGAGCCGGAGGGGCCAGACCCATCTAGTCCAGGGGGTTTCCGGCAGGGTTCCTCAACATCCTACGGCAGGACTG CCCCCACCATGCCGTGGCCCCTGCTGCTGCTCCCACTGCTGCTGCTGGCCGTGAGCGGGGCCCAGACGACCCGGCCATGCTTCCCCGGATGCCAGTGCGAGGTGGAGACCTTCGGCCTCTTCGACAGCTTCAGCCTGACACGCGTGGACTGCAGTGGCCTGGGCCCCCACATCGTGCCCGTGCCCATCCCTCTGGACACAGCCCACTTGGACCTGTCCTCCAACCGGCTGGAGACCGTGAACGAGTCGGTGCTGGCGGGGCCGGGCTATACCACGCTGGCAGGCCTGGATCTCAGCCACAACCTGCTCGCCAGCATCTCGCCCACCGCCTTCTCCCGCCTTCGCTACCTGGAGTCGCTCGACATCAGCCACAATGGCCTGGCAGCTCTGCCGGCGGAGAGCTTCACCAGCTCGCCCCTGAGCGACGTGAACCTCAGCCACAACCGGCTCCGAGAGGTCTCGGTGTCTGCCTTCACGACCCACAGCCCGGGCCGGGCGCTGCATGTGGACCTCTCCCACAACCTCATCCACCGCCTGGTGCCCCACCCTGCAGGGGCCAGCCTGCCCGCACCCGCCATTCAGAGCCTGAACCTGGCCTGGAACCGGCTCCGCACCGTACCCGACCTCCGGGACTTGCCCCTGCGCTACCTGAGCCTGGATGGCAACCCGCTGGCTGCCGTTGGCCCGGGTGCCTTCAGGGGGCTGGCAGGCCTCACGCATCTGTCACTGGGCAGCCTGCAGGGCCTCCCCCAGCTGGCGCCCCATGGCTTCCGTGAGTTGCAAGGCTTGCAGGTCCTGGACCTTTCAGGCAACCCCAAGCTCAAGTGGGCGGGAGCTGAGGTATTCTCGGGCCTGGGCTCCCTGCAGGAGCTGGACCTGTCAGGCACGGGCCTGGCGCCTCTGCCTGAGATGCTGCTCGTCCACCTGCCAGCACTGCAGAGCATCAGCGTGGGCCAGGGCGTGCGGTGCCGGCGGCTAGTGCGGGAGGGCGCCTATCCTCGGCAGCCTGTCTCTAGCCCCAAGGTGGCCCTGCACTGCGTAGACCCCCGGGAAAGGGCTGCGGAGAGCCCCAACGCTTTGTGA
- the TSKU gene encoding tsukushi isoform X3 — protein sequence MPWPLLLLPLLLLAVSGAQTTRPCFPGCQCEVETFGLFDSFSLTRVDCSGLGPHIVPVPIPLDTAHLDLSSNRLETVNESVLAGPGYTTLAGLDLSHNLLASISPTAFSRLRYLESLDISHNGLAALPAESFTSSPLSDVNLSHNRLREVSVSAFTTHSPGRALHVDLSHNLIHRLVPHPAGASLPAPAIQSLNLAWNRLRTVPDLRDLPLRYLSLDGNPLAAVGPGAFRGLAGLTHLSLGSLQGLPQLAPHGFRELQGLQVLDLSGNPKLKWAGAEVFSGLGSLQELDLSGTGLAPLPEMLLVHLPALQSISVGQGVRCRRLVREGAYPRQPVSSPKVALHCVDPRERAAESPNAL from the coding sequence ATGCCGTGGCCCCTGCTGCTGCTCCCACTGCTGCTGCTGGCCGTGAGCGGGGCCCAGACGACCCGGCCATGCTTCCCCGGATGCCAGTGCGAGGTGGAGACCTTCGGCCTCTTCGACAGCTTCAGCCTGACACGCGTGGACTGCAGTGGCCTGGGCCCCCACATCGTGCCCGTGCCCATCCCTCTGGACACAGCCCACTTGGACCTGTCCTCCAACCGGCTGGAGACCGTGAACGAGTCGGTGCTGGCGGGGCCGGGCTATACCACGCTGGCAGGCCTGGATCTCAGCCACAACCTGCTCGCCAGCATCTCGCCCACCGCCTTCTCCCGCCTTCGCTACCTGGAGTCGCTCGACATCAGCCACAATGGCCTGGCAGCTCTGCCGGCGGAGAGCTTCACCAGCTCGCCCCTGAGCGACGTGAACCTCAGCCACAACCGGCTCCGAGAGGTCTCGGTGTCTGCCTTCACGACCCACAGCCCGGGCCGGGCGCTGCATGTGGACCTCTCCCACAACCTCATCCACCGCCTGGTGCCCCACCCTGCAGGGGCCAGCCTGCCCGCACCCGCCATTCAGAGCCTGAACCTGGCCTGGAACCGGCTCCGCACCGTACCCGACCTCCGGGACTTGCCCCTGCGCTACCTGAGCCTGGATGGCAACCCGCTGGCTGCCGTTGGCCCGGGTGCCTTCAGGGGGCTGGCAGGCCTCACGCATCTGTCACTGGGCAGCCTGCAGGGCCTCCCCCAGCTGGCGCCCCATGGCTTCCGTGAGTTGCAAGGCTTGCAGGTCCTGGACCTTTCAGGCAACCCCAAGCTCAAGTGGGCGGGAGCTGAGGTATTCTCGGGCCTGGGCTCCCTGCAGGAGCTGGACCTGTCAGGCACGGGCCTGGCGCCTCTGCCTGAGATGCTGCTCGTCCACCTGCCAGCACTGCAGAGCATCAGCGTGGGCCAGGGCGTGCGGTGCCGGCGGCTAGTGCGGGAGGGCGCCTATCCTCGGCAGCCTGTCTCTAGCCCCAAGGTGGCCCTGCACTGCGTAGACCCCCGGGAAAGGGCTGCGGAGAGCCCCAACGCTTTGTGA